The following proteins are encoded in a genomic region of Rattus rattus isolate New Zealand chromosome 2, Rrattus_CSIRO_v1, whole genome shotgun sequence:
- the LOC116894404 gene encoding keratin-associated protein 8-1: MYYTDFEGSVFPGCYWGSYGYPLGYSVGCGYGSTYSPVGYGLGYGYNGCGAYRRYWPYALY; encoded by the coding sequence ATGTACTACACCGACTTTGAGGGCTCTGTCTTCCCAGGATGCTACTGGGGCAGCTACGGCTACCCACTGGGCTACAGTGTTGGCTGTGGCTATGGTAGCACCTACTCTCCAGTTGGCTATGGCCTTGGCTACGGCTACAATGGCTGTGGGGCTTACAGAAGATACTGGCCATATGCTCTCTACTGA